Below is a window of Peromyscus eremicus chromosome 22, PerEre_H2_v1, whole genome shotgun sequence DNA.
CCAGACTGAGGCTGTAGCTCCTGGTTATGTGGCCAGGATGGAACCTGAATGCCACGCAGCCACACATCTGCCCAGAGTGGCTCACCGGAGGAAATACATTGACCTCTTTTCTTACCTTACAAAACACCACCACTAAAGCCAATCCACCACTGCTAAGGGGATGCCTTCCAGAGATTGGATGGCAGCAGCCATCACCTTATTAGGAAGCTGGGTCAGCCCTGAGGTAGGACCCTAGGATCTGGTCACAactgctgggtgggggtgggggtgggtttgggTCGCCCATCTTCAGATGAGCAAGTCAGCTGAGGTTCGATCTGGTTCCTGCCACCTCCACGAGCACCAGCCTATGGCTTTAGTTGTCTGGGCCTCGGTTTGCCCATCTGTAAGATGAACTGACCTGACCAGTTTCCTTCATGTAGTTAGAGACCCAACGAAATGGTTTGTGAATATGTCACGTGTCCTTTCCTTCGGGGGTTAGGAATCCAtttgtatttacacacacacacaactctacTCTAAATGGCACGAGTGTGCACTCTAGATGTTAGCAGAAGCAGAACAAGGTAGCCCTGTGACCTGACGGTCTGAAAGGAACGGTTCAAAGATTGTAACTCACGACCAGTTTCCTGTCTGTGCAACGAGGTTGTTATACTCAACAATACCTCATTTTTCTGTCGACATAGGCCTTCCACAACCCCAAAACATTTTCTCAAACTTAACAGATGTGAGCAGGCTATGGTATAGTGAGTGATGCCCACgcaggaggagaggcaggtgaGACAACATCCCTAGAAGAGAGATGTGAGGAGACAGTGTCCGGGAGccaggggtggaggggaggggcaaGCCTGGACCGCAGGGAACAGGCTGAAAGGGAAGCCAGGCTGGGAATTTTCAGGAGCACAGGAAATGGGGAGCTCAGAGCCTGCGACACACGGTAAGAACAGAGAGAGCGGCCTTTGTCCTGCAGTTCCTACTCCACCCTGGGGTGTAAAGGCAGTTACCTCCCTCTCTGGAGCCTTCAGTACCCAGGTGTCCCTCCCACAATTCCTGGCTCCTGGGAGATTCTTGGTTGTTCCTCTGGAAGGGCTCCTGGGCATCCCTGAAGCTGCCTTTGTTGCCTTTTCCAGCCCAGGGTAGGCAAACGTCCCCTGTAAGGGCCATAGAGGAAGTCACTCAGGTTCTGGGGGCCATCTAGTCTACCTCAGCTGTCTTGTACTGCCTTAGCCATCACTAACAATCCCCAAACACACAAATAGGCAGGTTAGTTCCAATAACACTTTATTTATGGACAACAAAATTTGAATTTAAAGTACTAGTCATGGGTCACAAAATGTTATtcctttgagggttttttttttaatcatttaaaaatataaacctaTTCTAACATCATGGGTTGTGCAAAAACAGGTAGTCCTCCAGATCTAGCCACGGGCTACACTTTACAGGCTTATTCTGATCCGTCAAATCCAGTTTGTGGACCAGCCACCCCAGCCTCCAGCTGCGTCTGGGAGCTCACTgaaaaaatagcttttttttcttcagctctACAAATCCAAACTCTGGGTTTAACATTGTCACAGCAACTCATATGCACTTTAAGTTACAAAAATATGGATGCCAGAGGGTCATTTCAGACATTCTCATTTCACAGGAATGAAGTGTAGCCTGGACACTGAGCTTTCAAAGCTACCCCTGGTGGATACAGCCAAGTTCAAGTACCTGAAACCCAGAGATCTCCCAGGGACTAGGGACTACTGACTCTCAGAACATCTAGGCCACTCCTCTATGACAAAGCGTATCACCATGTAAGGATACACTGCCATCACTGAGCCCCCCTGGGACCAGTGTCCCCCTGGATCCTAAGCTGTGGAGATCTCACAGATGGTCTCCTACTCCCGAATGACCAAAAGATACTCTTCCCTGTAATTCATTCCCTCCATCCTCATCCCCAGTGTCACTGCCCCAGAAGGCAGGGAGCACAGGAAGATGCCTTCTGCTCACTCTCTTTAAAccctgagctacacacacaccctcttcctGGAGCTCTGAGTCCTCAGGGTGGTACCCAGGTCCTAGCTTCCCAAGGACTCTTGGGTAAAGGGTATAAAAAAGGCAAGCCAACCTTTCAGCAAATCGACTGagccccaagaacccacatactcCAGTAGACCCTGCTCTCCCCTACTTAGAGCCTTCACTTCCTCAGACCCCaacttcttcctctgcctctgatgGTCACAGGACCTGGTGTCATCTTGGAGAAATGTGAAGAGGAGACACACAGCACAGTTCAGAGCAACCAGTGTCTTAGCCAGCCTGACCAGAGGTGCTAAGAACCTTCAGAGTCCTAAGTGAGAGGGCTGaggaagcaggaggcaggggGCAGGCCCTGCATCCTCTTGGACAGCCACTAACATCACTGCTACGTGGGCATCTACCCCAGGTCTGATCCACCTCTACCGGAGCATCTTCTCACTGAAGCCCTGGAGTGAGCATGCACCCTGCAGACACAATCTCCACTCTCCAAGTAACAACATCCCACCTCCTGGAGACCCTGCCCTAAGAATCAACAGCCCAAACCGTGGACATCCTGGATAGGCAGACCTAGAAGGCACCCTGAGAAATCAGTCATCCTCTTACTTCTGGGAAAATCTGAGctcagggaagagaaaggagccgCCCAGAGTGGAGGCTGGTGGAAGACACCCCTATCCCTCCGTTTATACCCTCCACCTCCTACTCCACCATAGCGCTCCCTCCTTGGAGCCCTCTCGGCTGAGGTGGGGGTAGGGTGAAGGGCAAGGCTCTCCAGCTCCTAGAAGGTAGAAACCAAGAAAAGTAGGCCTCCAGGCCCAGCTCTTAGGCTTTGGTCAAGAACAGCATTACAGTGCCCTGCTTTTGACGGCCCTCCTGCCCGGTCCAGACCTGTGGAGAACACCGTGGACGGCTGTGCAGCTCACCCCCTTCCCAGGTAGAACAATAGAAACAGCTCTGATCGACTGAGCAGAAATTGGTGCAAGGATCTGAACCCACAACTGTGATTCTCTGAAGTTCCCCCCGACACACAAACCACTGAGGAGCTCAGACCCTACTTTATAGAAGGTCCCTGGGCCAATCAATACTGCCTGGTGTTGGAGAGACCACATGAACTCAGCGACAATTAGAAGCAGGCCTGAATTCCTCTTCTGTGCgaccctgagcctcagtttctttacctgtaaaatggggatacCTGTCCACCAGGGTAGCTGGATAGGAGTAAGGGGGAGTGGAAAGGACTGCTCCACAGGCAACAGCTCTGAGCCAACTGCCCCACAACCAGGCTCTGcaacctctccttcctccccgAGCCTCGGGGAGGCAACTCTTCCACAGAAGGAAGCAGGAGAGCGTCTCGTGGAATGTGGCAAGGCGCCTTGGAGCTGAAGCTTGCCTTGCAGCTCTTCTTTAATTAGCTCGCAACTATAAATAGCTACCCTCCACTCCCTCTGGGGCTGCACACCTCCTTTCTGGCCTGGCACTAGGGTGTACAGGAGCCactcttggggggggggcagtgaacTGGAGACAACCCACAACACGGAGGGTAGGCCGAATAGGAAGTTTTACTGAAGGAGACACAGAAGCAGATGTGGGCTCCTGCCAGGCCATTCCTATAGCCCCAAGCGGCTCCGTGGCTCCTGCACTCCCCAGACCCCTTACCCCTGAACAGCTGGCCCCCGTGGAGTCTTACCCAGCCTTGGCAGGGTCTGCtcaggggagggcagggagacCCAGGCAGCTCCCTTGAAGCCACAGACATGCCTACTGGCATGCCTACCCAGTGGTCTGTCCATCCACAGGCCAGTCTGTCCCTGCCTTTCCCAGCCATCACTTGCAACTCTGGAGTCGGGTCCTGTGATGCTTCTCTGTCAGCAGGGGGATGAAGGTATCACTGTGCGAGAGCTTCAGCCGGCTGCCCCAGCTGGGCCCCTCCCTGGCAGCAGGCTCTGGGGGCAGGGTGTCCAGGTCGCTGCGCGAGCCGCAGGGTTTGCCTTCGCTGCTGCTGGAGTTGAGCTCCATCAGCTCCAGCTCGTGCTTGGCGGCCGTCTCCAGGACGCGCTGCTTGTTGTAGTATCTGACAAAGTTGTTGATGATGGGGTGAATGGGCAAGGCGATGGCAATGACCCCACACAAGAAACTGATGGCCGCGTTCAGCTTGCCCAGTGTGGTCTTGGGGTAGATGTCACCATAGCCcactgtggtcatggtgatgaTGGCCCACCAGAAGGACTGGGGAATGCTCTTGAACAGAGTCTCCGGGTGGCTCTGCTCCATGGTGTAGCCTAGGGCAGAAAAGACGAAGATGCCCACGGCCAGGTACATAAGCAACAGCCCCAGTTCCTTGAAACTGCGCTTGAGGGCGTAGGTGAGGGTCTGCAGGCCTGAGGAGTGGCGGGCCAGCTTGAAGATGCGCGCGATGCGCATGATCCGCAGGGCCTGCACAGCCTGCTGCACGTTGGTCAGTTCCATCATTCGTGCGCCCAGGTGCGTGAGTGTGAGGCTCACATAGAACGGGAGGATGGCCAGCACGTCCACGATGTTCATGAAAGACAGAGCAAAGTGCAGCTTGTTGGGCGACGAGAAGAGGCGCAGCAGGTACTCCAGCGTGAACCAGCCGATGCAAGCCGTCTCCACGTTCTCCAGCGTCGGGTGCTCCACGCGGTTGCCCTCGGCGTCCACCACCTGCAGCTCGGGTATGGTGCCCATGCACATGACCACGGAGGAGACAAGGATGAGCAGGAAGGATAGAACCGCCACCACCCGCGCCGGGCACGACGACTCGGGCTTCTC
It encodes the following:
- the Kcnf1 gene encoding potassium voltage-gated channel subfamily F member 1, producing the protein MEPGLTSAPAGSMDASAEQSLPEPGSQDSVAGDDIEIVVNVGGVRQVLYGDLLSQYPETRLAELIDCLAGGYDTIFSLCDDYDPGKREFYFDRDPDAFKCVIEVYYFGEVHMKKGICPICFKNEMDFWKVDLKFLDDCCKSHLSEKREELEEIARRVQLILDDLGVDAAEGRWRRCQKCVWKFLEKPESSCPARVVAVLSFLLILVSSVVMCMGTIPELQVVDAEGNRVEHPTLENVETACIGWFTLEYLLRLFSSPNKLHFALSFMNIVDVLAILPFYVSLTLTHLGARMMELTNVQQAVQALRIMRIARIFKLARHSSGLQTLTYALKRSFKELGLLLMYLAVGIFVFSALGYTMEQSHPETLFKSIPQSFWWAIITMTTVGYGDIYPKTTLGKLNAAISFLCGVIAIALPIHPIINNFVRYYNKQRVLETAAKHELELMELNSSSSEGKPCGSRSDLDTLPPEPAAREGPSWGSRLKLSHSDTFIPLLTEKHHRTRLQSCK